A genome region from Gadus macrocephalus chromosome 15, ASM3116895v1 includes the following:
- the LOC132473088 gene encoding LOW QUALITY PROTEIN: carbohydrate sulfotransferase 15-like (The sequence of the model RefSeq protein was modified relative to this genomic sequence to represent the inferred CDS: inserted 1 base in 1 codon) — protein MDNKHCLQSSSEADGSNHNSGTSLVIKWISLSPLSYLRAGSTKLKVVSFLFGLTLSFFIVASYILTWDKTGILITPAPSPLRPSLDMRSLLRNILFKLDYTPRRVPDEREVIGSDPELFSAIPQWFLPQVKNPCWLAEYLSEPGVDPYWRNLFTLRSKSFKTVCDNMRTSFQGHLHHRDGKVYRLRCLPYFYIIGQPKCGTTDLFHRLRLHGEIKFTTMKEPHWWTRKRFGYIRFKDGLKARFPLEDYLDLFDMAAHRIQEHMLANSSTENSEVQFITGEASASTMWDNQVWSYLHGDKEEAEPLLLAQDFIHTVQPNAKIIIMLRDPVERLYSDYLYFKVANKSMEDFHQKVIDSLQLFQACLLNSTLRYCVYNTDLSNAMRSVRLNLGMYVVFLLDWLTVFQKDQILILXLEEYAANLGATIQKVFEFLNVGTYAVAKDKIEDMIIH, from the exons ATGGACAACAAACACTGCCTCCAAAGCTCATCTGAGGCGGATGGCTCCAATCACAATTCAGGAACCTCCCTAGTCATCAAATGGATCTCACTGTCTCCACTGAGCTACCTGAGGGCCGGTAGCACAAAGCTCAAGGTGGTGAGCTTCCTGTTTGGCCTGACGTTGTCCTTCTTCATCGTGGCTTCCTACATCCTGACGTGGGACAAGACAGGAATTCTGATAACTCCGGCCCCCTCCCCGCTGAGGCCCTCCCTGGACATGAGATCCCTGTTGAGGAACATCCTATTCAAACTGGACTACACACCCAGGAGAGTCCCAGACGAGAGAGAGGTTATTGGCTCCGACCCAGAG TTGTTTTCCGCGATTCCTCAATGGTTCCTTCCCCAAGTCAAGAACCCGTGCTGGCTGGCCGAGTATTTGAGCGAGCCCGGCGTCGACCCGTATTGGAGGAACCTGTTCACGCTGCGCTCTAAGAGCTTCAAAACAGTCTGTGACAACATGAGGACTAGCTTCCAGGGACACCTGCACCACAGAGACGGCAAAGTGTACCGGCTGCGCTGCTTGCCGTACTTCTACATCATCGGTCAGCCGAAGTGTGGCACCACCGACTTGTTTCACAGACTGCGCCTGCACGGGGAGATTAAGTTCACCACCATGAAGGAGCCCCACTGGTGGACAAGGAAACGCTTCG GTTATATTCGTTTTAAAGATGGCCTGAAGGCGCGTTTCCCTTTGGAAGATTACCTGGACCTCTTTGACATGGCAGCCCATCGCATCCAGGAACATATGCTCGCTAATTCATCCACTGAAAATAGCGAAGTTCAATTCATTACAG GCGAGGCAAGTGCATCCACAATGTGGGATAACCAAGTTTGGAGCTATCTCCACGGAGACAAGGAGGAGGCAGAACCACTGTTACTGGCCCAAGACTTCATCCACACGGTTCAGCCAAATGCCAAAATAATCATCATGCTTAGAGATCCAGTAGAGAG GCTATACTCAGACTACCTGTACTTCAAAGTAGCAAACAAGTCCATGGAGGACTTCCATCAGAAGGTCATCGACTCACTGCAGTTATTTCAGGCCTGTCTATTGAACAGCACTCTTCGGTACTGCGTCTACAACACCGACCTCTCCAACGCAATGCGGTCA GTAAGGCTGAATCTGGGTATGTACGTTGTCTTCCTTCTGGATTGGTTGACAGTTTTCCAAAAAGACCAGATCCTAATTC CATTGGAGGAGTACGCAGCCAACCTTGGCGCGACGATACAGAAAGTGTTTGAATTTCTAAATGTTGGTACGTATGCAGTGGCTAAAGATAAGATAGAAGATATGATCATTCATTGA